A region of Pseudarthrobacter sp. NIBRBAC000502770 DNA encodes the following proteins:
- the serC gene encoding phosphoserine transaminase, producing the protein MSDTSITIPADLLPKDGRFGAGPSKVRQEQIDALAAASKTILGTSHRQAPVKNLVGSVREGLSQFFRAPEGYEVVLGVGGSTAFWDVASFGLVEKKAQHLSFGEFGSKFAAATNKAPFLEASSIIKSEPGTRPAAQAEAGVDVYAWPQNETSTGVAAPVTRVSGADEGSLVLVDATSAAGGLDVDVAQSDVYYFAPQKNFASDGGLWLGLFSPAALERAARIKAGNRWIPDFLDLQTAIDNSRLNQTYNTPSLSTLVTLDAQVQWLNSNGGLDFAAARTADSAGRIYSWAEASEFATPFVAKAEERSNVIATIDFDESVDAAAVAKVLRANGIVDTEPYRKLGRNQLRIATFVAIEPSDVSALLSSIDYVVGELRK; encoded by the coding sequence GTGAGCGACACCAGCATCACGATCCCCGCCGACCTCCTGCCGAAGGATGGGCGGTTCGGCGCCGGCCCGTCAAAGGTCCGCCAGGAACAGATCGATGCGCTGGCAGCAGCGTCCAAGACCATCCTCGGCACTTCGCACCGGCAGGCGCCGGTCAAGAACCTGGTGGGATCCGTCCGCGAAGGGCTGAGCCAGTTCTTCCGCGCCCCGGAGGGCTATGAAGTGGTCCTCGGCGTGGGCGGCTCCACGGCATTCTGGGACGTCGCGAGCTTCGGCCTCGTGGAGAAGAAGGCCCAGCACCTGTCCTTCGGCGAGTTCGGGTCCAAGTTTGCGGCCGCCACCAACAAGGCGCCCTTCCTGGAGGCTTCCTCGATCATCAAGTCCGAGCCAGGCACGCGGCCGGCGGCCCAGGCCGAGGCAGGCGTTGATGTCTATGCCTGGCCCCAGAATGAGACCTCCACCGGTGTTGCTGCCCCTGTCACGCGCGTTTCCGGAGCCGACGAGGGATCGCTGGTCCTGGTGGACGCCACCTCCGCGGCCGGCGGCCTGGACGTGGACGTTGCCCAAAGCGACGTCTACTACTTCGCCCCGCAGAAGAACTTCGCTTCCGACGGCGGCCTCTGGCTGGGCCTGTTCTCCCCGGCCGCCCTCGAGCGCGCCGCGCGGATCAAGGCAGGCAACCGCTGGATCCCGGACTTCCTGGACCTCCAGACCGCCATCGACAACTCCCGCCTGAACCAGACGTACAACACGCCGTCGCTGTCCACGCTGGTCACGCTGGACGCCCAGGTCCAGTGGCTGAACTCCAACGGCGGCCTGGATTTCGCCGCCGCACGCACCGCAGACTCCGCCGGACGCATCTACAGCTGGGCCGAGGCCTCCGAGTTTGCCACCCCGTTTGTGGCCAAGGCGGAGGAACGCTCCAATGTCATCGCCACCATCGACTTCGACGAATCGGTTGATGCAGCGGCCGTGGCCAAGGTCCTGCGCGCCAACGGCATCGTTGACACCGAGCCCTACCGGAAGCTGGGGCGCAACCAGCTGCGGATCGCCACCTTCGTGGCCATCGAGCCCAGCGATGTCTCAGCCCTGCTGTCCAGCATCGACTACGTGGTGGGCGAGCTGCGGAAGTAG
- a CDS encoding DNA repair helicase XPB, with amino-acid sequence MTDGPLIVQSDKTILLEVDHELATEARHAIAPFAELERAPEHMHSYRLTPLGLWNARAAGLDAEKVLDALLKYSRFPVPHSLLIDVEETMSRYGRLRLEKDPRHGLVMRTDDYPVLEEVIRAKKIAPLLGPRIDGETVVVHASQRGQLKQLLLKIGWPAEDLAGYVDGTPHLISLNQDGWELRPYQRLASENFWAGGSGVVVLPCGAGKTLVGAAAMATGSTTTLILVTNTVAARQWKDELLRRTSLTEEEVGEYSGALKEVRPVTIATYQVLTTKRGGIYPHLELVDGHDWGLIIYDEVHLLPAPIFRMTADLQARRRLGLTATLVREDGREGEVFSLIGPKRYDAPWKDIESQGYIAPADCVEVRVDLPKDERVAYAMADDADKYRLCATSESKTLVVEQLVARHAGEQLLVIGQYIDQLDELGERLEAPVIKGDTPVKVRQKLFDAFRSGELQTLVVSKVANFSIDLPEASVAIQVSGSFGSRQEEAQRLGRLLRPKKDGRAARFYSLVARDTLDQEFAAKRQRFLAEQGYAYRIMDAKDVHAAE; translated from the coding sequence GTGACCGACGGACCCCTGATCGTCCAAAGCGACAAGACCATCCTCCTCGAGGTGGACCACGAACTGGCCACCGAGGCCCGGCATGCCATCGCGCCTTTCGCCGAGCTGGAACGGGCACCCGAGCACATGCACAGCTACCGGCTGACCCCGTTGGGGCTCTGGAACGCGCGCGCCGCCGGGCTGGACGCGGAAAAGGTGCTGGACGCCCTCCTGAAGTATTCACGCTTCCCGGTCCCGCATTCCCTGCTGATCGACGTCGAGGAAACCATGTCCCGGTACGGCCGGCTGCGCCTCGAAAAGGATCCCCGCCACGGCCTGGTCATGCGGACGGATGACTACCCGGTCCTGGAGGAAGTAATCCGTGCCAAGAAAATCGCACCGCTGCTGGGGCCCAGGATCGACGGTGAGACGGTGGTGGTGCACGCCTCCCAGCGCGGCCAGCTCAAGCAGCTGCTGCTGAAGATCGGCTGGCCTGCGGAAGACCTTGCCGGCTACGTGGATGGCACCCCGCACCTTATTTCCCTCAACCAGGACGGTTGGGAGCTCCGCCCCTACCAGCGCCTGGCCAGTGAGAACTTCTGGGCAGGCGGCAGCGGCGTGGTGGTACTTCCCTGCGGCGCGGGCAAGACCCTGGTGGGAGCCGCTGCGATGGCCACCGGATCCACCACCACGCTGATCCTGGTCACGAACACCGTGGCGGCCCGGCAGTGGAAGGACGAACTGCTCCGGCGCACCTCCCTCACCGAGGAGGAGGTGGGTGAATACTCGGGCGCGCTCAAGGAAGTGCGGCCGGTGACCATCGCCACCTACCAGGTGCTCACCACCAAGCGGGGCGGCATCTACCCGCACCTGGAACTCGTCGACGGGCACGACTGGGGACTGATCATCTACGACGAGGTCCACCTCCTGCCGGCGCCGATCTTCCGGATGACCGCAGACCTGCAGGCCCGGCGGCGCCTTGGGCTCACCGCGACGCTGGTCCGGGAGGATGGGCGCGAGGGCGAGGTCTTCAGCCTCATCGGGCCCAAGCGCTACGACGCGCCGTGGAAGGACATCGAGTCGCAGGGCTATATCGCACCGGCAGACTGCGTGGAGGTCCGTGTGGACCTGCCCAAGGATGAGCGGGTTGCCTATGCAATGGCCGACGACGCGGACAAGTACCGGCTCTGCGCCACGTCCGAGTCCAAGACGCTGGTGGTGGAACAGCTGGTGGCGCGGCACGCCGGAGAGCAGTTGCTGGTCATCGGCCAATACATCGACCAGCTTGACGAGCTCGGCGAGCGCCTGGAGGCACCCGTCATCAAGGGCGATACCCCGGTGAAGGTCCGGCAGAAGCTCTTTGACGCGTTCCGCTCCGGGGAACTGCAGACCCTGGTGGTGTCCAAGGTGGCGAACTTCTCCATCGACCTGCCGGAGGCCTCCGTGGCCATCCAGGTTTCCGGCTCCTTCGGTTCCCGGCAGGAGGAAGCACAGCGGCTGGGCCGGCTGCTGCGGCCCAAGAAGGACGGCCGCGCCGCCCGCTTCTACTCCCTGGTGGCCCGGGACACCCTGGACCAGGAGTTTGCTGCCAAGCGCCAACGGTTCCTTGCCGAGCAGGGTTACGCCTACCGGATCATGGATGCCAAGGACGTGCACGCCGCGGAGTAG
- a CDS encoding C40 family peptidase, whose translation MSKAVSANAGTVGRQAAVVAAASGLILSMGLPANAADTTAGVSASTESGSAQTALAVTAAPTATVSFERPVVKTTAAPKVEAVRPQSTAPAERAATAGQDAAPAAKAAETVSAATSGIAAIAYTGIGHSYVWGGTSPVTGWDCSGFVQWVYAQAGISIPRTNAWNIMTPTSTPQAGDLVVQNGGAHVGIYVGNGMMISALNPSQGTLLHSPAATGSSSYYHLNK comes from the coding sequence GTGTCCAAGGCCGTGAGTGCAAATGCCGGGACCGTAGGCCGCCAGGCTGCCGTAGTGGCAGCCGCATCGGGCCTGATCCTGAGCATGGGCCTGCCAGCAAACGCAGCTGACACCACCGCCGGTGTCTCTGCATCCACCGAGTCCGGCTCGGCACAGACGGCACTGGCCGTCACGGCCGCCCCCACGGCCACGGTTTCCTTCGAGCGCCCGGTCGTCAAGACCACCGCCGCTCCGAAGGTGGAGGCGGTACGTCCCCAGTCCACCGCGCCGGCCGAACGCGCCGCCACCGCTGGCCAGGACGCCGCTCCCGCCGCCAAGGCTGCCGAGACTGTCTCCGCCGCAACCTCCGGCATTGCAGCCATCGCCTACACCGGCATCGGCCACTCCTATGTATGGGGCGGCACCAGCCCGGTCACCGGCTGGGACTGCTCCGGGTTCGTCCAGTGGGTCTACGCACAGGCCGGGATCAGCATCCCGCGCACCAACGCGTGGAACATCATGACCCCGACCTCCACCCCGCAGGCGGGCGACCTCGTTGTCCAGAACGGCGGCGCGCACGTGGGTATCTACGTCGGCAATGGCATGATGATCAGCGCGCTCAACCCCTCCCAGGGCACGCTGCTGCACTCGCCCGCAGCCACCGGTAGCTCGTCGTACTACCACCTCAACAAGTAG
- a CDS encoding HNH endonuclease produces MRTLVLNAGYEPLAVITFRRALVLVLTGKASVVAEGDDPVVGPTDVLGRPSVILLNRYIRPRYNHSTAVSRRGVLRRDGHKCAYCGKAAHTIDHVHPKSRGGADSWENLVAACLRCNNVKGDHTPAEMGWTLRFVPEPPHGTIWQIKELEKPTPAWDPFLLPERAA; encoded by the coding sequence ATGCGCACTCTCGTTCTGAATGCTGGATATGAACCGCTGGCGGTTATCACTTTCCGCCGGGCGCTGGTGCTTGTGCTCACGGGCAAGGCAAGCGTCGTGGCCGAAGGGGACGACCCGGTGGTGGGGCCCACCGACGTCCTGGGCCGCCCGTCCGTGATCCTCCTCAACCGTTACATCCGGCCCAGGTACAACCACTCAACGGCCGTCAGCCGCAGGGGCGTACTCCGGCGGGACGGTCACAAATGTGCCTACTGCGGCAAGGCTGCGCACACAATCGACCACGTTCACCCAAAGTCGCGTGGAGGTGCCGATTCGTGGGAGAACCTGGTGGCCGCCTGCCTGCGGTGCAACAACGTCAAGGGCGACCACACTCCCGCCGAGATGGGGTGGACCCTTCGGTTTGTTCCCGAGCCGCCGCACGGGACGATCTGGCAGATCAAGGAACTGGAGAAGCCGACCCCCGCATGGGATCCGTTCCTGCTGCCGGAGCGCGCTGCCTGA
- a CDS encoding cold-shock protein, whose amino-acid sequence MPTGKVKWYDKDKGFGFLAGEDGQEVFLPKSSLPDGVSELKAGTRVEFGVADGRKGAQALGLRVLDKTPSIAKAKRPSAKDLAPLVQDLVTVLDNLSGTLSKGKYPDGNKGKAIAAALRKVADELDV is encoded by the coding sequence GTGCCTACCGGCAAGGTCAAGTGGTATGACAAGGACAAGGGCTTTGGGTTCCTCGCGGGCGAGGACGGCCAGGAGGTCTTCCTGCCCAAGTCGTCGCTGCCCGACGGCGTCAGCGAGCTCAAAGCCGGCACCCGCGTGGAGTTCGGCGTAGCGGACGGTCGCAAGGGCGCCCAGGCGCTGGGCCTGCGCGTCCTGGACAAGACTCCCTCGATTGCCAAGGCCAAGCGGCCGAGCGCCAAGGACCTTGCCCCGCTGGTCCAGGACCTGGTGACGGTACTGGACAACCTGTCCGGGACCTTGTCCAAGGGCAAGTACCCGGACGGCAACAAGGGCAAGGCCATTGCTGCCGCCCTCCGCAAGGTCGCCGACGAGCTCGACGTTTAG
- a CDS encoding metal-dependent transcriptional regulator: MTDLIDTTEMYLRTILELEEENIVALRARIAERLRHSGPTVSQTIGRMERDGLVVVSGDRHLELTDTGRKRATEVMRKHRLAERLLADVIGLDWAYVHDEACRWEHVMSERVERRIYEMLDHPTESPYGNPIPGLAALGGQPATGGADGAISLVEAMKGYASASVVTISRLAEPIQVEPELLAQLDEGGIRPGAAVALERVGDYISVRVPGIEGALELPPEVAAHVFVAVSQP; encoded by the coding sequence ATGACGGATCTGATCGACACTACGGAGATGTACCTCAGGACCATCCTGGAGCTTGAGGAAGAAAACATCGTTGCCCTCCGGGCCCGTATTGCCGAGCGCCTGCGCCACTCCGGCCCTACCGTGTCCCAGACCATCGGAAGGATGGAGCGCGACGGGCTCGTGGTGGTCTCCGGTGACCGGCATCTGGAACTCACTGACACCGGCCGCAAGCGGGCAACCGAGGTCATGCGCAAGCACCGGCTGGCCGAACGCCTGCTGGCCGACGTGATCGGCCTGGACTGGGCCTACGTGCATGACGAAGCCTGCCGCTGGGAACATGTCATGAGCGAGCGGGTTGAGCGGCGCATTTACGAGATGCTGGACCACCCTACCGAATCGCCCTATGGCAACCCCATCCCCGGGCTCGCCGCCCTGGGTGGACAGCCTGCCACCGGCGGCGCCGACGGAGCCATCAGCCTGGTCGAAGCCATGAAGGGCTACGCATCGGCCTCTGTTGTCACCATCAGCCGGCTCGCTGAACCGATCCAGGTGGAGCCGGAACTGCTGGCGCAACTGGACGAAGGTGGAATCCGGCCCGGTGCCGCCGTGGCGCTGGAACGCGTGGGTGACTACATCTCCGTGCGGGTCCCGGGCATCGAGGGCGCACTGGAGCTGCCGCCCGAGGTTGCCGCCCACGTTTTCGTGGCCGTGTCCCAGCCCTGA
- a CDS encoding DUF3027 domain-containing protein, which translates to MTPDSEQPGTPVQEQAARTPPKRKAGVPVWRTGKPDAFLAAAVDTARTAVEGITPAATIGPHLAAKSEGDRLVTHLFESRLPGYAGWQWYAVLTRNSRSKVVTVNELGLLPSEDSILAPEWVPWAERVRPEDQQQESEADSQVTAAAETEGHATAADDPTDDAGTQAEA; encoded by the coding sequence ATGACTCCCGATTCCGAACAGCCGGGCACGCCGGTGCAGGAGCAGGCTGCCAGGACGCCGCCCAAGCGCAAGGCAGGCGTGCCCGTGTGGCGCACGGGCAAGCCGGACGCTTTCCTGGCCGCCGCCGTGGACACTGCCCGGACCGCCGTGGAGGGCATCACGCCTGCGGCCACCATCGGGCCGCACCTGGCGGCCAAGAGCGAGGGCGACCGGCTGGTCACCCACCTGTTTGAGTCCCGGCTGCCCGGATACGCGGGGTGGCAGTGGTACGCGGTGCTGACGCGCAACTCCCGCTCAAAAGTGGTCACGGTCAATGAGCTGGGCCTCCTGCCGTCGGAAGATTCGATCCTGGCCCCGGAGTGGGTGCCCTGGGCCGAACGTGTCCGCCCCGAGGACCAGCAGCAGGAGTCCGAAGCGGACAGCCAGGTAACGGCCGCCGCGGAAACTGAAGGCCACGCAACAGCGGCTGACGATCCAACTGACGACGCCGGCACGCAAGCGGAAGCCTGA
- a CDS encoding helicase-associated domain-containing protein, with product MSLIRALGKDLEARSDDSLRALFAARPDLITPSVPDFAALAARASSRVSVQRALERLNRPHMQVLETLHLCTNTDTGHSASAEAVHKLIHGSTLATVDEILAGLQELGLVHPAAPPHGTPPPAASQPYYLPVGSLKDVVGIYPAGLGRSYTELVRLQPAFAQRAVQLVSELHRSGFAIHDATTPMEAALALQHWTSSPEALQDILAGAPERTTALLARFRNWAMGAVPQAQRKASVRTEGADVGPVDWLLARGLLVPLDAAHVELPHSVGLALRGGAIINDFTLSPPVPELGRTTAALRRNAALSAISETLRLVSELLHAVREQPLATLRSGGVGVREVRRVAEHLRTDQSAAGLLLELCGLAGLIRLDVDSSSWVQPPELEWLVLPRQEQWLWLVNAWLASERVPSMVGQPVNSAPGAAAGRSAAGTTIAALAAGAQRPDAPVVRKRILEILHELTQEVSASDGTAPVLDAAAVLQRAEWSQPRMARRFSSLIRGVLAEAELLGLVGSGALSQLGSAFAEDNPDAALAILGEHLPAALNHVLLQADLTAVAPGYLTPALTEKLLAMADAEGQGPATTYRFSAASVKRALDHGYDAAGLLRFLREHSATAVPQPLEYLVEDTASRHGRLRVGQAASFIQSDDEAALRELLAGPKAAQLGLARLSPTVLTSSSPPRELAAALRSLGLSPSVDGAEAAHPRRAAPGQESARPVYTAPRMAPPAEDVEAQLAVLRKAGPGVGHLSGTAAGSEAATQLGLEALQRAIRLKQRIHMNVVDSLGNASLEIVVPLSVSGGRVRVFDPVKDTERVLSVHRIIDIEAAEELRQ from the coding sequence ATGTCCCTCATTCGCGCGCTTGGCAAGGACCTGGAGGCACGCAGCGACGATTCGTTGCGGGCGTTGTTCGCCGCGCGGCCGGACCTCATCACCCCTTCGGTTCCTGACTTCGCCGCGCTGGCTGCCCGCGCAAGTTCCCGGGTCAGCGTCCAGCGCGCCCTGGAGCGGCTCAACCGGCCTCACATGCAGGTACTGGAGACCCTGCACCTGTGCACCAACACCGACACCGGGCACAGCGCCTCAGCGGAGGCCGTGCACAAACTGATCCACGGTTCCACACTGGCCACTGTCGACGAAATTTTGGCCGGCCTGCAGGAGCTCGGCCTGGTGCACCCCGCCGCTCCCCCGCACGGCACGCCGCCCCCTGCGGCCAGCCAGCCGTACTACCTCCCCGTGGGCTCGCTCAAGGATGTGGTGGGAATTTATCCCGCCGGCCTGGGGCGCAGCTATACCGAACTGGTTCGCCTGCAACCGGCCTTCGCCCAGCGGGCGGTGCAACTGGTCTCAGAACTGCACCGCAGCGGCTTCGCGATCCACGATGCCACCACGCCCATGGAAGCAGCCCTGGCCCTTCAGCACTGGACGTCCTCACCGGAGGCCCTGCAGGACATCCTCGCCGGCGCACCGGAACGGACGACGGCGCTGCTCGCCAGGTTCCGGAACTGGGCCATGGGTGCCGTCCCCCAGGCACAGCGGAAAGCGTCGGTCAGGACGGAGGGGGCCGACGTCGGGCCTGTTGACTGGCTCCTTGCCCGCGGGCTGCTGGTTCCGCTGGACGCCGCCCATGTGGAACTGCCCCACAGCGTAGGACTGGCTTTGCGCGGCGGGGCAATCATCAATGACTTCACTCTGTCGCCGCCGGTCCCGGAGCTTGGCCGGACCACGGCGGCGCTGCGCAGGAACGCGGCCCTGAGCGCCATCTCCGAAACCCTGCGGCTGGTCTCCGAGTTGCTGCATGCCGTCCGGGAACAGCCGCTTGCCACACTGCGCAGTGGCGGCGTGGGCGTCCGTGAAGTGCGCCGCGTGGCCGAACACCTGCGGACAGACCAAAGCGCGGCCGGCCTGCTCCTGGAGCTGTGCGGGCTGGCCGGCCTGATCCGCCTCGACGTCGACTCCTCATCGTGGGTGCAGCCGCCGGAACTGGAATGGCTGGTCCTTCCCCGGCAGGAACAATGGCTGTGGCTGGTGAACGCCTGGCTGGCCAGCGAACGCGTGCCGTCCATGGTGGGCCAGCCCGTGAACTCAGCCCCTGGCGCAGCGGCCGGCCGGTCCGCGGCCGGAACCACCATCGCCGCACTGGCCGCCGGAGCGCAGCGGCCTGACGCTCCGGTGGTCCGCAAGCGGATCCTGGAGATCCTGCATGAGCTCACCCAGGAGGTGTCCGCGTCCGACGGTACCGCCCCCGTGCTGGACGCCGCCGCTGTCCTGCAGCGCGCGGAGTGGTCGCAGCCGCGGATGGCCAGGCGTTTCAGCTCGCTGATCCGCGGCGTGCTGGCCGAAGCGGAGCTGCTGGGCCTGGTGGGTTCCGGGGCGCTGAGCCAGTTGGGGAGCGCTTTCGCCGAAGACAACCCGGATGCCGCCCTCGCCATCCTTGGTGAACACCTGCCGGCGGCCCTCAACCATGTGCTCCTGCAGGCTGACCTCACGGCGGTTGCGCCCGGCTACCTCACTCCCGCGCTGACCGAAAAACTCCTGGCCATGGCCGACGCCGAGGGGCAGGGCCCGGCCACCACCTACCGGTTTTCCGCGGCCTCCGTCAAACGGGCTCTGGACCACGGATACGACGCCGCAGGCCTGCTGCGCTTCCTGCGCGAGCACTCCGCGACGGCGGTACCCCAGCCCCTGGAGTACCTCGTGGAGGATACGGCCTCCCGGCACGGCAGGCTCCGCGTGGGCCAGGCTGCCAGCTTCATCCAAAGCGATGACGAAGCAGCCCTGCGCGAGCTGCTGGCCGGACCCAAGGCCGCCCAGCTGGGCCTGGCCAGGCTGTCGCCGACCGTCCTGACGTCGTCGTCGCCGCCGCGCGAACTCGCCGCCGCCCTCCGGAGCCTGGGCCTGTCCCCGTCCGTTGACGGCGCCGAAGCCGCCCACCCGCGCCGTGCCGCCCCGGGGCAGGAAAGCGCGCGCCCGGTCTATACCGCACCCCGGATGGCGCCCCCGGCGGAGGACGTTGAAGCCCAACTGGCGGTCCTGCGGAAGGCGGGCCCCGGCGTCGGACATCTTTCCGGCACCGCCGCCGGCAGCGAGGCGGCCACCCAGCTGGGGCTTGAGGCGTTGCAGAGGGCCATCCGGTTGAAGCAGCGGATCCACATGAACGTGGTGGACAGCCTGGGGAATGCCAGCTTGGAAATCGTTGTTCCGCTCTCTGTGAGCGGGGGCAGGGTCCGCGTGTTCGATCCCGTGAAGGACACAGAGCGGGTCCTGTCCGTGCACCGCATCATCGACATTGAGGCCGCAGAGGAACTGCGCCAGTAA
- a CDS encoding NlpC/P60 family protein, whose amino-acid sequence MTTRATARHRAEVTKTNSIAIIAKAVSDNAGGMGRQAAVIAAASGLVLTSGLAANAADANVKRDSAPASQLEVESAVDAPISAASTIAISYEKPAVTTTPAPVVEPEPQVQVQEAAPAPVAQPVAAAKATAKVVTAAAPAAPAAQVSASGKGAAILSAAYAQLGVHQDCTMLVTNALAAVGIHFHDWPAGYLSLGDTVPMSQAQPGDLLYYADGGGGMAHIAVYAGNGMAVHGGFNGNDTVVFSANVGSGPVAIRVR is encoded by the coding sequence ATGACGACTCGTGCTACCGCACGGCACCGCGCCGAGGTCACCAAAACCAACTCGATCGCCATCATTGCCAAAGCTGTCAGCGACAACGCCGGTGGCATGGGCCGCCAGGCTGCTGTTATCGCCGCGGCTTCCGGCCTGGTCCTGACCAGCGGGCTCGCAGCGAACGCTGCCGACGCCAACGTCAAGCGCGATTCCGCTCCGGCGTCCCAGCTCGAAGTTGAATCGGCCGTCGACGCCCCGATTTCCGCGGCTTCCACCATTGCCATCAGCTACGAGAAGCCTGCTGTCACCACCACGCCGGCTCCCGTCGTCGAGCCCGAGCCCCAGGTCCAGGTGCAGGAAGCTGCTCCCGCGCCTGTGGCGCAGCCTGTTGCTGCTGCCAAGGCCACGGCCAAGGTTGTTACCGCCGCTGCTCCGGCTGCTCCCGCCGCCCAGGTTTCCGCAAGCGGGAAGGGAGCAGCCATCCTTTCCGCCGCATACGCCCAGCTCGGCGTGCATCAGGACTGCACCATGCTGGTGACCAACGCACTGGCTGCCGTCGGCATCCATTTCCACGACTGGCCGGCAGGCTACCTGTCGCTGGGTGACACCGTGCCCATGTCCCAGGCCCAGCCCGGCGACCTGCTGTACTACGCCGACGGTGGCGGCGGCATGGCCCACATTGCCGTTTACGCCGGTAACGGCATGGCCGTCCACGGCGGCTTCAATGGCAACGACACCGTGGTCTTCAGCGCCAATGTTGGCTCCGGACCGGTAGCCATCCGCGTACGTTAG